Within the Musa acuminata AAA Group cultivar baxijiao chromosome BXJ2-9, Cavendish_Baxijiao_AAA, whole genome shotgun sequence genome, the region GTTGATAGTAGATCATGGCCTTTTCGGTATTTGGTGTTTGTTATGAAGGAGTTCACTCGAACTCTATAGAAACTATACTCTGTTGTTAGTGTTGGAATAAGTTTGTGAGATATTCCATATGAAAAAAACTTTTCTTGCTTCAAACTGAACCTTTTAGTGCAAATTTAGGATTTAGctcgagctgtcatatttgaacaAAGAGCAGCTGAATCTTTTGTTTGATTTGCTGTTTGGGTTTTCTACAAACCACTAGATTTTGGAGTTAAAATGCTGAAAGAAGATCTTATTTTTTGGTTCTTTCTATACTTGGGGCCATGTAGAATTTGAATTTGAAGGGTGTGATTGTATTTCTTTCAATCATTGAGATCAACGAGAAAATTAAGTTCCACAATCTGCAACTTTCTCTTCCTCGCCCAATAAGTTACCAAGGGATTCTTCCTTTGGCACCATGTCTTGTGGTTAAGATGCAGCAGTCAAAAAATCTACTGCTGCTCAAGATAACTTAAGCTAAGACTTTCTATTAGCTCAATCGACAAATTTGCAAAGATAATTATGCTAGGAGATGATTTTGTAATGCTGTGTATGTCACCCACCTATGTCAGGCTAACTTCTATGGATGACTCATTGGCTTTCTGCAAGTGGCATTTTTCTGTTTGAACTCATACTCATTCTAATTTCATGCCAGTACTGTAGCAACCATGTTTTGCTGAACAAAATTTCAATTCTGGAACACTCGAAAAGCAAACAGTTAGCCAACATCAAGTAAGTATATTGGAGGGGCATCTGATATTCTTAGAAGATTCATTCTCTGTTTATATAATGGTCAGGTTATTGTTTACCCTTTCTCTGTTATGGAATTATCATAATTTCAGTATGAATCGAAGATGCAAAGTTATATGACGGTTTATACTGCAGAACTCTCTCTAATGAAGCTTTATGTTTGTTGTGTTCAATACAGTGTAAAAAGAGCACCTTGCAAAAGAGTTCCCAACTTGTTAGGTACAAGGAATCCGGTTCCCAATTATAGTTCCTGGCATGGCTTTCTAGGGTTAACAGGTTCCTTGCCTTGGCTGCGGATAGctgcttttctctttctcttcctttttctttctgtttGGAAGGATTCTTCTGCAGCTACCATTTCCCTGTCAGCATTTATGTTGATGTTTGAGTTACACAGATACACCACATCTAAGAACAATGTTGATGGTTGATGCAGCTTAATGATTCCTGTTGGATTCTGTATTATCGGGATTATGGACTTTCTAACAAGCATCATTGATCAATCACACTGTATAACAGTACGATCCAATCTTGAAGCTGCAACATAAGAACATTCCACATATAACAGTATGGTATGAGGTCTGGAGCAACACTGATTTCTCTCTTACTTTTTATTTGCAGGAATTCATGTGTCAAAAGATCAAGTCCGTTTGATGAACAATAGCGGCATGAGATCGAAACTGACAACCTATGGTCGATCAATAAAGAGTTTCTACTTGTTCTCAGAGTTCAGATGATCTCTTCATGATCTTGGTGTTGGTTTAACTTGCTGAATTCCAACCTATGAACAATCCCGAAAGAAGTCTTACAAAACTCAAGATGGTATATTTTCACCGTTTAGGAGGAAAGAATTCTTTGGAAAGGAAaagaatagagaaaaaaaaaaaaagaatcacaatCTTGATAGCCTGTCTTTTGCAATATCCAAAGCAAAAAATAAAGGCCTCATAacaaattttaattatgattattattttttaaagataagTAATAAAAACAAGATTTGAATTTAGGATCTTACGatatattatcaaaattattattattattattattaattatgatCCGTCTTCGAAACTAACTTTTggttattaaaaaaagaaaaaaaagaaaagaaaaaggaaattaagTCAGAAGCCCACTTGTTGAAGTAGAAGTCGTTTGGGTGCGAAACGAGTGGCCCTTCCCTCACTCTCTGTTTGCTTAAAAATGGCTTTTTTAAGCCAGGGTCGCCaccgccttccccttccccttcccctggcCTACAAACCCTACCGACCCTCCTCTCCCTCGCCCCAGTTCTGCCGTAATCGCGTCCCTCTTTCCCCTCTCAAACCTTTCAAGAATATCTGGTCGGTCCATGAATCATTTTCCCTCTCCCAATTCGCGATTCCTGTTCTCCGTTTCCGCCCTAGGATTTCGGTCGGCGACGCTGAGGAGTGCGCCCATCGAGAACTGGGAGATGGGGGCGGGATTTTGTTGGGTTCCGAGGATCTGGGGGACGAGAGCCAAGTGTTCAAGAAGACCCTGCGGCTGGTGGAGTGCGCCATGTTCGCGTCCGTCGCTGGCCTCGCCTACTTCTTGAGCAACTCTCTTGCTATCGAGGTCAGCTTGATTTGATGTTATAGAACCGTCGTTTGTTTGTCAATGGTAATTCTTTTCCTTGAATTTAGCTTTTCCGGTGTCTTTTGATTTAGGTGGGAAAGTTGCTATCTTTGTTAGTTATATGTAAACAAGTCATATTATGAGACAAAAAGATCAGAAGTGACAATATTTGTCTTCCACTTTACATTGAAATATGTGAAAAGAGTCCTACCATGTATTACCAGTTTATGCACAAAATTTTTGAGTAATAAAATGAGAAATAGTGAATTGTGACATACTCCGATGGATGCACCTGCCATTTGAAAGATCTTTATAGCATTTTAATGCCTGCTTCTGTACATTTTCTGCCTTTGCATCTTGGTTTTTTGTTTTGGGGTTGGCTGGTGGGTTGGTATTCTACTGTTACAATATTTCTGTTTGGTCCAGATTAAGCTGATTTTGGTGCTTGCCATCTTCATTTCCTGCTACTTGTAACTTCGAAGTCCACCATTGCTACATTTGATATGCTTAAGCATTACAATCTGGAGGCCTTTTCTTTTAGCTTTTGCTACATTTGCATGTCATATCATAATTTCATCTTTACTCTATTGCTATTGGTGCCCTCTAACCTTTTGACCATGATATTAGAAGATTGTTTATGTACATGAACACACTCGAATTCACGTGTAAACAAAGTTTTAGAAGTTGAGCTGTTCAAGGGAAACATTTAACTCTATAGACATTGTTTCCTGCAGAATTACTTCAGTTGTTTCTTTTCCTTGCCTATAGTGATCTCTTCAATGAGATGGGGAGTGGCAGCCGGCAGAAAGACCATGGTACGTCTCTAGGCTCTTTACCTGTAATGTAGTACTTGTTATGATTGTAACTTTTGTATTGAGTTCTTATTTAAGAGCCTTCTTTTATTCTTTTAACAGGTGGCTACAACTATGCTATTGCTTACTCTATCAGGTCCAGTTAAAGCATCTACGTACATGGTAACTATTTTTTAGAttcttttattataataatttcctGCAT harbors:
- the LOC135623506 gene encoding uncharacterized protein LOC135623506, translating into MAFLSQGRHRLPLPLPLAYKPYRPSSPSPQFCRNRVPLSPLKPFKNIWSVHESFSLSQFAIPVLRFRPRISVGDAEECAHRELGDGGGILLGSEDLGDESQVFKKTLRLVECAMFASVAGLAYFLSNSLAIENYFSCFFSLPIVISSMRWGVAAGRKTMVATTMLLLTLSGPVKASTYMLMHGVVGLAIGTLWRLRFNWVTSIALCTLVRALGAVGYVLLSSFLIRENILALITINIHASLTYILTAMGVNTIPSMNAIYLIFGSLLLLNCGFFVLLLHILYAIFLAKLGLKASLTLPAWLENAI